ttcgagccctggtcacgtctttcggatggtgccGTTAacggtcggtcccagacgtaaataatcatatctgattgatacacgtctgacaaaactcaaatacacataCACATGCttgtaaatttaaaattttgttcaGCCATGCGTTGCAAATCTTGATATcgaaatttgaataattttgcattatTGACCATACATTTAATTCGGAGTTTCCCGTCCTGTCTGaggataattattatttgtttttttttgttctcaaattttccaacaaaacaaaacaaataattggTACTGACTACTGTCTAAAAATGTGCTTGTTTAAATAAATGATTGAGGGATGAAGATGGTATTCATTGGTCCCTTTTCATTACCGCAGTCATATTTTCGGTTAAACTGTATATTTAGCGAACGCAATGTTTTCTCGTCATTGTAAGAAAATGCACCATTTTAATCTGTATTCAACGTGAGTAAACCTAGTAACTGATGAGTGAAGGGATACTCTTTTGGACTACGACGGTAACCCGATTAcactaaaaaaatactttagtGTTAACGCTAGTAAATGCTGCCGATAGTGCTAAAACTCTGTTCGAAAGTAGACGTCCATGTCTTGCAATAattgaccatgcaaaaaacatgTTTCCGCAGGCAGTGTGATAAAATTCGGCATGTGTGCatcgttctttttttttgcactcTGTAACATCATTATCAAGTTTGTGTGGGAGAGCGTGTACGCACTCAAATGTGTTTGCGCTGTGGAGCGCGTCTCGGTGAGTGCGTGTGTATCGGAGGAAGCGATATCGGACCGGATGCCTGATCTCTCGTCTTGACGTGAAGGCGAGGATGATCATAATCGGATATATAACGTTATTTCTCGAAATCCGGCACAGACctaattacttttttcaatttcttcgtTTTGGCAGACTTCCATTAGATTTATTTGACCTTAATTACTTGTATTTTGTGTTTAAGGTACGCTTTTTGTGGAATTTTCATCATGATTTCAATACGAATAGGCGGTGAAAACAGGCGGGTTGGAGATCAgtctattgaaataaaaaatgttttgggGAACCCTTGGcaaggaaaaaatataaagtgctATGAAAACGAAAACTTTCAACATAGAAGTACTAACCCTTTCATAATAATTGTATAGATTTTCCCTAAAGTCCGTGGCAGaattaaatcaaaacaaaaataaggagCAGAACGTGCCGTatgttgcaatttttttttttcaaaagtatcCGGGGCGAAAGTTTAAGTTTGTGATAAATTGGGTTAAGTTTGCATCTAAGTTAGGTAATTTTAAAGATCAAGTTTtatcctttcctcttttttcatttgttattgttcgtggattattattttttctataaggtttccactttggcgagttaaCATCGCGAGTTATGGCGAGTTATAGCGAGTTGCCAAAATGAGGCACTCGCGATAACTCGCATAAAGCTCACCATGAAACTCGGGATAACTCGCGACAACTCGGCATGGCTCGGCGGAGCTCTTTTAAGCTCGGGACAACTCTCCTTGAAGTCGTGAGCagtttcaaaaattttgaacatgttcaaaatttttgctAACTCGCCGTAACTCGTGCTGAACTCACCTTAACTCGTTATATACTCGCAGTACTCGCAATAACTCGTAAGAAGCTCGAGATAAACTCGTAATAACTCGTAATAACTCGCCACATCTGAGTATACGCGAGTGCGTTCCGAGTTTCCAAGAGCGAGATACGAGCATTGCGATCGTTTTACGAGTCAACAGGAGGAGCCCACGAGATTAGCGCGACCTTAGATCGAGCACCCCgagtttcgtatgagtttattcCGAGTGCGTGGCAAGTGCTCAGAGGCATGCCAGCTGAATGATAAATATCCAGTGATCTATATTTTCCCATACATATTTCAAAGTGAGGGCACATTTCAAATGACCACGCACGTATACACACGTACTTTTAAAGAGGCTGTTGTCAATACTTCTAACAAATATTAAGGAGAAATATGCCTCGACCCAAGAGATCTAAGAGTCGTGCAGGTATAAAAGATGTCATTCAAACAGGAGTTGAACTAGAAGAAGTGGAGGATGAGACGAATGGAAAGGAAGAGGGTATAAATGTCGAGCAGAGtcaggaaaaggaaaaagaacaaGACCAGGTCCAAGCTCAAACTACTGAGCACCAGGCATCGCCTGGTCGGATAGGTGGGGAGGAAAATGAACCCATCCTTCTCCACTCGCAGGGTTCTTTGTCTGGCACCCCAGGGAAGacgaaaaaaagaacaaagaagtcCACCCCTAACAAGAAGTCCACCCCGAAGATGCGAAAAGGGCACCTAATCGCATACACATTTACCGATGAACAAGAAGTTGATTTAGCAGAGTGGTATAGAGATAACGACTGTCTGTATAACAGGCGACTAAAGACATACAAGGATACTGCAAAGAAGACAAGGCTAGTAGAAGAAAAGGCAAAGGAGTACAACCCCGTGTGCTCCGGTAAGTGAAGATGAATATTTGGGTGGAAGGCGAGCTAGCTCTGGCGGCAAAACGAAGCTTCGCTTAATATTTTTTGCTGCATTCATTACTATAATTTCTACTATGATTATGATAGCAATAATTATCGAAAAATCCTGTAAACAACTGCCAATATTTGGTTCTGAAAATTTTGATCTCCAATTTTTCGTTTATCCCGTTAGCTAGCTAAGTATTTCACTGTATGAGGAACATCaatttaatattaataaattCGTTTGTTTCTTTCCATTAATATCTGAGATCTAAATTactagtttttgtctcacctgcataacAGAGttagactataggcgccgcttttccgacggcggcggcggcggtgtcaacaccaaatcttaacctgaggttaagtttttgaaatgaaacttggccataaggttaatcaagtattactgaacatcctgcctgcgtttcatgtcacatgaccatggtcaatggtcatttagggtcaatgaactttggtcgaattggggtatttgttgaattaccgccataactttgatagtgtgttggtctagttcataaaacttgtatcactgaacatcctgtgcgagtttcaggtcacatgaccaaggtcaaaggtcatgtaaggtcaatgaactttggccacgttgggggtattgttgaattaccatcatatctctaaagtgtattggtctagtttataaaatgtggaaatgagagtaaccaagtatcactgaacatcttgtgcgagttatagtagttttcaaaatcagcactgcttctatattgaattgcgtgatgcgggtgagacggccagaggcatttcacttgtttaatttaatttttgcaGTTGAACAGCTGAACAATTTCCTCAAGTCTATGAGGACACAGTACAGCCGTCTGACGAACCCAAAGTCTGGAAAGGGGACCAGAGACACACCTTTAAGTGAGAGGGATCAGTGGATTCTCAATACATTCCGCTTCCTCGAGGGACATATTGTGAGGATGAAAGGGAGAACATTGGGAAgggtaaatattttatttttattttattttattaagatCTGTACTATCTGATATATTTGCTacatttaaacaaatatataaaaatcgCCATGGTGTGTCTTTGTCCAAGAGATGTTGATAGATTGACTTTTTTTGCAGACCTCTAAAGGACGAGTAGCATCCCAACCGAGAGAAGACGAATACTCTTCCCCCGACCAGGATACTGAGACTGATGAGCGTGATGACAACAGTGAGAATGACCAGACCGCCCAAGAAGCTGATGACGCCACCTCAGAGCATGAAGCTGGCTCTTCGTACATCAACTTATCAACTGTTGGCAAGGGCAAGGGCAAAATGAAGAGGAGGTGTACAACACCCAAGGTTGATTCCTCTGACGAAGCCAAGGAAAGAGAACTGCTGGAAAAGGTAAATTTGGTTTGTTGTAAAAGAAAAGACAGTACAGAAGgagtaatacatgtatttcatcagTGTTCATGAGTATTTATTTGGGAATGCAAGTATACACTAAAGTAAATTCAAACATCCCAcatattacaaaaatcattCCGTTCTTTGGGGTCTTTCTGTGATACATTAATAAGTAATTAAACATTATGATACAGAACATTGTAATGTATTTAAAGAAACCGATCATAAAAGTGTTACATTAAGATctcaaaatgtgttttatatCGTGTGCAGAACATTTGGttaattgtgatttttgtttcagtacTCTAGAGATAATTTCGTGATATCGTAATTCCAGGTTAAATGCTAGATAACTTATGAGTTCTGTGTAACATGGTGAAATATAAACGATGCACCCATAAGTATTAAAGTGACTGGTAtccttatattttgttttagctCCTCCAGCGAGCAGATGAGGTCAGAGATCTACGAAGGTCTTCTTTCGCCTTGTCATCTCCCCCCACAAAATTACCCCCCCATGAGGAACAGGTCAACGGTTTCGTAGCGTACTTGACCACTCAGCTGCGACAGATCCCGCAGGAACGGTGGCTTAACTTCACCATAGACATCATGAAGATGGTGCAAAGCTACATTTCACCTCCTTCAATACCTGCTCCACTTGCTCAAACCCCTGTTCAGTCCCAACATGAAGAGCCCTTCCATTCTATGCATCAGACGTCCCAGGGAGCATTTTCTTACGGCAGGATGCCACCAACGCCCTTCTCTCCATCAACATTCTCTTCACGCCAACAGATGACACCACAACGGATGACAAATCCACCTGGAATCTTCCACGAATACCATGCACCGTCGCCTGCGTCATCGTTCATGCAACAGCAAAATCCAGGTCCTTCAGGATTCCAGAGATCGTCAAGTGGGTTTTTTCAGCAGGACTATACCAACAACATCGAAACGCTTCAAGCTCCATCGATGTCTCTGAACCAGATGGGAGTTCAGGACGGTGGGATGAGAAGCTCACCGGAAAGTGCAGCATCAGCAGCAGTTCCGCCACCCTCGACAACAAACGCCTAGAGTAGGCCCTTCGGCATGTGGCGATATCTGTTTTTGTCAGTTGTTAAATTAGTGTTCTATTTCTAAAAGTTTGGTTTTAAACGTTCAGATTTTGACttgcatgtttatttttttgttctaaaGTAGTAACAGGGTTGATTCCTCGGTCCATGCAAGATGTTGAGACTCATATTGCTACAAATTTTGACTATGTTTGAtggatagaaaaaaaagatcacCAATAATGGATGAGCCAATTGTAGTTTTGCATTACGTGCGTTTAACTTGACTTAATTGTTCTGTATTCAAAATCATTGGTCTTGATTTACGAAGTAGAATGTGGCTAGTACTCCACTGTCATTTGAGTTTGCCAATTAATCCGATGGTAAGATGTGGTAGGTCCAGTTCTCCCTGAAACATTAACAAAGAACAATGaataattcatcaaaattctCTCAAAAGCGTACAAGTGTAGAATTGAAAACATTATAAAAgtaatttaattgttttttctcCTATCAACAACTATTAACATGTGAGAAAAGGACCTCTTATTTccgataaaaatgataatgtttCTGTCGTAGTTTCCGAATGTGTTCGTTTACAGACCTTTTGTGTAGTTGAAATTTTGACAATAAAGTGGATTgccataaaataatttattcttcTTTGTCATGTGTTTGTGGTTTCCTAGCATGTACAATTTTTAgagtataaaataaaatgagataATCCTTAATCGATACCATTGtggaaatgacatgaaattcttgaaggaaatttgttttgggaTAAAATGTAATTCAGAAATCAGGTAACATGCATCTTTGGCAAATTTACTACACGAAATCTTACATAGCAATAAGTCAACTCTGAATATTTGTATGCCTATGTGGGGAAGACTCTAGATACAAATGCGCACACCGTATCACCTTTTAGATCATCTTCTCTTGCCAAGGGACACTACCAGCTGGAGAGGTGTAGTAGCTGCGGAGGTAGTCACGTTGTGCCTTTGCCGCTTTGGTGGTATTGTTGCCTCTCATGACGTCCAGGCTCGCCAACTCGCGATCGCCCCTCCATATTCCTGGAATGATGTTGTGGGTCGCTGGGTCCTCAAAATCCACTAGATTATTGTGCAGCTTTGGGAACCGGATCCTCAAAAGGTTATGAAGTACACAACACGCCAGCACGACAGATTGTACTCGGTCAGGGGTCAGGTACAGTGTCCTTATAAGGCAGCGGAACCTGAAATAAAAAAGACCaaggcgattttttttaaacaatatacgTTGAACCCTATCCAATGTAGCAAttaatttaacatgtttaatgctCTGTATGGCATAATTATCATACCTGTGCGCCAGTATTCCAAAAGCGTTCTCGACAACGCGTCGTGCTCTTGACAGCCTGTAATTAAACAGTCTTTCCTGGTCGGTCAACAGGCGGCGAGGATAAGGCTTCATCAACCAACTACGCAAAGGAAATGCGTCATCAGCGACAATCGAAAAGGGGATCGGTTCATCGTCGTTTGGCAGAGGTGATGGTGGGGGTATTCCCGCTGTGTCATCTTCCAAGGCTTTTCGAAGTTCGCATTCCGAGAAAATCCCACCATCTGACCAGCTATACAAAATAacgatgaaaaaaattatatatgcataaaaattatgaatatacatatatatatatatatatatatatatatacacatacttAATGAACAAAttgaaacaatgaaaaagtaACCTGGTCCATGAACCTATACTGGTTCaaggcaatatatatatatataaagtataTATAATTGAACAATATTATAGTTTGCCCTGTTCAGAAAAGGAATAGTTTTGATTGTAATATGAGGTATGAATTCATCCTGACACATGTTACGTAATTTTTAAAGAACCAATTATTAATTCCAATTATTTGGAtaaaatttttcatatattgtaTCCAAATTGAGAACTTGACACACATGGCTTGAATTATATTTATCGTGACTCACCTGCCGTTGCTCCCAACGTCGACATACAGAAAGCGATATTCTGCGTCTACAAGGGCAAGCAATACCACAGAATGGTAGCCCTTATAATTGTAGTAGACTGACCCTGCATTCGTCGGACATTTTACAGCGATGTGCTTCCCATCTAAAGCCCCGATGACATTGTGGAAGTTCCAACGTTCCGAAAACCCTTTGCTTACGGACATCCACTCGGCTGGCTTGGACGGGAGGCAGCACACTTCTGGAGCTAATTCTGCTATGATAGCTTCGCATGTTTCTGGGACAATGCGGCAGATGCTACACTTGGCGACTCTGAAGTTGTACTCCAAGCTTAGGTATGAATCCCCTGTCGCCAGGAATCTCAGGGTGATAGCAAGACGAAGTCCGGCACTTAATGCTTTCCGCATGAACGTGTCCTGCTTCTCGATGCGAGGACCAACACGGGATAAGAGTTCTTGAAAAATCCCAGAGTCAATGCGTAGAAAGTTACGAAAGCCGTCCAGGTCTTCGCCAGCTAACTCCGCCATCAGCGTCTCATAGTGTCCgaaggtttccactttggcgagttggagttgcgagtcatacgcgagctgcgcgagctctaactcgccttagctcgcacaagctcgcgtgaaatttacatttttcccTGGAATTTGCTTGAGTGACAAACGACTCAACATCGAGTTCACTACGCTCGTTGTACGAGTGAACCGAGCGCGAAACGAGTCAGGCCGAGCTTAGTATGAGTTGCGGTGACCTTTATACGACTTAAAGCGAGCTATGAACGAGTTATAAAGATTTTGTTACGAGTGATAAGAGTTTCATACGACCTAGGGGTGGGAAATGCACATTTTTGGCACTCAAAGATGGATGCCGGCGGAGggggcgtcaacaccaaatcttaaccgaaggttaagtttttgaaatggcatcataactgagaaagtatttggacctagttcatgaaacttgaccataaggtttatcaagcattacaaaatattcttttcgagtttcaggtcacaagaccaaggtcagaggtcatttatggtcaatgaacgtagaccATATttagggaatcaacatcaaagtcttaacctacggttaagtttttgaaatgtcatcataacttagaaaatatatgaacctagttcatgaaacgtggacataaggttattaaagtatataaacatcctgcttgagtttcaagtcacatgactaaggtcaattagggtcaatggactttggccaattggggtatttgttaaattaacattataactttgaaagtttatgaatctgattcatgaaacttgaacataagagtaatcaggtatcactaaacatcctgtgcggatatcaggtcacatgtccaaggtcaaaggtcaatgaactttagtgaTGTTCGGgtgatctgttgaattaccatcataactttaaaagtttatagatctgattcatgaatcttagatataagagtaatcaagtattcctgaacatcctgtgcgagtttcaggtcacatgacga
Above is a window of Lytechinus pictus isolate F3 Inbred chromosome 15, Lp3.0, whole genome shotgun sequence DNA encoding:
- the LOC135156912 gene encoding uncharacterized protein LOC135156912, with amino-acid sequence MRTQYSRLTNPKSGKGTRDTPLSERDQWILNTFRFLEGHIVRMKGRTLGRTSKGRVASQPREDEYSSPDQDTETDERDDNSENDQTAQEADDATSEHEAGSSYINLSTVGKGKGKMKRRCTTPKVDSSDEAKERELLEKLLQRADEVRDLRRSSFALSSPPTKLPPHEEQVNGFVAYLTTQLRQIPQERWLNFTIDIMKMVQSYISPPSIPAPLAQTPVQSQHEEPFHSMHQTSQGAFSYGRMPPTPFSPSTFSSRQQMTPQRMTNPPGIFHEYHAPSPASSFMQQQNPGPSGFQRSSSGFFQQDYTNNIETLQAPSMSLNQMGVQDGGMRSSPESAASAAVPPPSTTNA